Proteins encoded in a region of the Streptomyces sp. NBC_01471 genome:
- a CDS encoding Rid family hydrolase, translated as MSEGATDDGVRRIASGGPWEESIGCSRAVELPSGLVLVAGCTAMANGRIAEGGPYEQAVTAFGVAVDALRELGLGAEHVVRTRMYVTHARDVDDVGRAHKERFGAVRPAASMIIVSGFVDPSLVVEVEVEAYRRERA; from the coding sequence ATGAGCGAAGGCGCCACGGACGACGGCGTACGCCGTATCGCCTCCGGCGGCCCGTGGGAGGAGTCCATCGGCTGCTCCCGCGCCGTGGAGCTCCCCAGCGGCCTGGTGCTGGTCGCCGGCTGCACCGCCATGGCCAACGGCCGGATCGCGGAGGGCGGACCGTACGAACAGGCCGTCACCGCCTTCGGTGTCGCCGTCGACGCGCTCAGGGAGCTCGGCCTCGGCGCCGAGCACGTGGTCCGCACCCGGATGTACGTCACGCACGCCCGCGACGTGGACGACGTCGGCCGCGCCCACAAGGAGCGGTTCGGCGCGGTGCGCCCCGCCGCGTCAATGATCATCGTCTCCGGTTTCGTCGACCCCAGCCTGGTCGTCGAGGTCGAGGTGGAGGCGTACCGCAGGGAGCGCGCATGA
- the hisF gene encoding imidazole glycerol phosphate synthase subunit HisF: MTLAVRVIPCLDVDNGRVVKGVNFQNLRDAGDPVEMARLYDAEGADELTFLDITASSGNRETTYDVVRRTAEQVFIPLTVGGGVRTTEDVDKLLRAGADKVGVNTAAIARPELISEIAERFGRQVLVLSVDARRTADGTFEVTTHGGRRGTGIDAVEWAHRAAELGAGEILLNSMDADGTRDGYDTEMIAAVRAHVTVPVIASGGAGALGHFPPAVGAGADAVLAASVFHFGDLRISQVKDELRQAGHPVR; this comes from the coding sequence ATGACACTCGCCGTACGGGTCATTCCCTGCCTGGACGTGGACAACGGCCGCGTCGTCAAGGGCGTCAACTTCCAGAACCTCCGGGACGCGGGCGACCCCGTCGAGATGGCCAGGCTCTACGACGCCGAGGGCGCCGACGAGCTGACCTTCCTCGACATCACCGCCTCGTCCGGCAACCGCGAGACGACGTACGACGTGGTGCGCCGTACCGCCGAGCAGGTCTTCATCCCGCTCACGGTCGGCGGCGGCGTCCGCACCACCGAGGACGTCGACAAGCTGCTGCGGGCCGGCGCGGACAAGGTCGGCGTGAACACCGCGGCCATCGCCCGCCCGGAACTCATCAGCGAGATCGCCGAGCGCTTCGGGCGCCAGGTGCTCGTCCTCTCGGTCGACGCGCGCCGCACCGCCGACGGCACCTTCGAGGTCACCACGCACGGCGGCCGCCGGGGCACCGGGATCGATGCCGTCGAGTGGGCGCACCGGGCGGCCGAGCTCGGGGCGGGCGAGATCCTGCTCAACTCCATGGACGCCGACGGCACCAGGGACGGCTACGACACCGAGATGATCGCGGCGGTACGCGCACACGTCACCGTCCCGGTCATCGCGAGCGGCGGCGCGGGCGCCCTGGGGCACTTCCCTCCGGCCGTCGGCGCGGGCGCCGACGCGGTGCTCGCCGCATCGGTCTTCCACTTCGGTGACCTGCGGATCTCCCAGGTCAAGGACGAGCTGAGGCAGGCCGGTCACCCGGTCAGGTAG
- a CDS encoding TIGR03085 family metal-binding protein — protein MSTHAKRERLLLADLLEAAGPGAPTLCEGWKTRDLAAHVVVRERRLDAAGGIMIGALKGRLDRVQGEFAAKPYEELIQLIRTGPPKFSPYSLKQVDEGANAVEFFVHAEDVRRAQPDWSPREVDPVFAEALWRRLEKAARLMGRKAPVGLVLRRPDGQTAVAHRGTPVVTVTGEPGELTMFAFGRQDAAKVEVDGDPEASARAIEARLGM, from the coding sequence ATGTCGACCCATGCCAAGCGCGAACGACTTCTCCTCGCCGACCTGTTGGAGGCGGCGGGTCCCGGCGCCCCGACGCTCTGCGAGGGCTGGAAGACCCGCGATCTCGCCGCCCATGTGGTGGTACGCGAGCGGCGGCTCGACGCGGCGGGCGGGATCATGATCGGCGCGCTCAAGGGGCGTCTCGACCGGGTCCAGGGCGAATTCGCCGCGAAGCCGTACGAGGAGCTGATCCAGCTGATCCGTACGGGGCCGCCCAAGTTCTCCCCGTACTCGCTCAAGCAGGTGGACGAGGGCGCCAACGCCGTCGAGTTCTTCGTGCACGCCGAGGACGTCCGCCGGGCGCAGCCCGACTGGTCGCCCCGCGAGGTGGACCCGGTGTTCGCCGAGGCTCTGTGGCGGCGGCTGGAGAAGGCGGCCAGGCTGATGGGGCGCAAGGCTCCGGTGGGTCTCGTGCTGCGGCGGCCGGACGGTCAGACCGCGGTCGCGCACCGCGGCACGCCGGTGGTGACGGTCACCGGGGAGCCGGGCGAGCTGACGATGTTCGCCTTCGGGCGGCAGGACGCGGCGAAGGTGGAGGTCGACGGGGACCCGGAGGCCTCGGCCAGGGCGATCGAGGCCAGGCTCGGCATGTGA
- the hisI gene encoding phosphoribosyl-AMP cyclohydrolase, which translates to MSSTPSTPQSSSLDPAIAARLKRSADGLVPAIAQQYDTGEVLMLGWMDDEALHRTLTTGRCTYWSRSRREYWVKGDTSGHVQHVKSVALDCDADTVLVKVDQVGAACHTGERTCFDADILLG; encoded by the coding sequence ATGAGCAGCACGCCCAGCACACCGCAGTCCAGCAGTCTCGACCCCGCCATCGCCGCGCGCCTCAAGCGCAGCGCGGACGGCCTGGTGCCGGCCATCGCCCAGCAGTACGACACCGGCGAGGTACTGATGCTCGGCTGGATGGACGACGAGGCCCTGCACCGCACCCTCACCACCGGCCGCTGCACGTACTGGTCGCGCAGCCGCCGGGAGTACTGGGTCAAGGGCGACACGTCCGGGCACGTGCAGCACGTCAAGTCGGTCGCCCTCGACTGCGACGCCGACACGGTCCTGGTGAAGGTGGACCAGGTCGGCGCGGCCTGCCACACGGGTGAGCGGACCTGCTTCGACGCGGACATCCTGCTCGGCTGA
- a CDS encoding anthranilate synthase component I, with protein MDLETFRKLAADRRVIPVSRTLLADGDTPVGLYRKLAAERPGTFLLESAENGRTWSRYSFIGVRSAATLTERDGATHWEGAPPVGVPVDGDPLQALRATVEALHTPRDLAGGLPPFTGGMVGYLGYDIVRRLEKVGPGERDDLKLPELTMLLTSDLAVLDHWAGTVMLIANAINHNDLDTGVDEAYADAVARLDAMEADLTRPAGTAPAVLPASELPEYTALWGGKDYQDVVEDIKERIRAGEAFQVVPSQRFETACTASALDVYRVLRATNPSPYMYLFRFDGFDVVGSSPEALVKVEDGRAMVHPIAGTRHRGATPREDQELADELLADPKERAEHLMLVDLGRNDLGRVCEPGSVEVVDFMSVEKYSHVMHIVSTVTGRVAEGRTAFDVLTSCFPAGTLSGAPKPRALQIIDELEPTRRGLYGGCVGYLDFAGDSDTAIAIRTALLRDGTAYVQAGAGVVADSDPVSEDNECRNKAAAVLRAVGSANRLTRPSGHRG; from the coding sequence ATGGACCTGGAGACCTTCCGCAAGCTCGCCGCCGACCGCCGCGTCATCCCCGTCAGCCGCACCCTCCTCGCCGACGGAGACACCCCGGTGGGTCTCTACCGGAAGCTCGCCGCCGAGCGCCCGGGCACCTTCCTCCTGGAGTCCGCCGAGAACGGGCGCACCTGGTCCCGCTACTCCTTCATCGGCGTACGGTCCGCCGCCACCCTCACCGAGCGCGACGGCGCCACCCACTGGGAGGGCGCCCCGCCGGTCGGCGTGCCGGTCGACGGCGACCCGCTGCAGGCACTGCGCGCCACCGTCGAGGCGCTGCACACCCCGCGCGACCTCGCGGGCGGCCTGCCGCCCTTCACCGGCGGCATGGTCGGCTACCTCGGCTACGACATCGTGCGCCGTCTCGAAAAGGTCGGACCCGGCGAGCGGGACGACCTGAAGCTTCCCGAGCTGACCATGCTGCTCACCTCGGACCTCGCCGTGCTCGACCACTGGGCGGGCACGGTCATGCTGATCGCCAACGCGATCAACCACAACGACCTCGACACCGGCGTCGACGAGGCGTACGCCGACGCCGTGGCCCGGCTCGACGCCATGGAGGCCGACCTCACGCGTCCCGCCGGGACCGCGCCCGCCGTGCTGCCCGCGTCCGAGCTTCCCGAGTACACCGCGCTCTGGGGCGGCAAGGACTACCAGGACGTGGTCGAGGACATCAAGGAGCGCATCAGGGCGGGGGAGGCCTTCCAGGTCGTGCCGTCCCAGCGTTTCGAGACCGCCTGCACGGCGAGCGCGCTGGACGTCTACCGGGTACTGCGCGCCACCAACCCCTCGCCGTACATGTACCTCTTCCGCTTCGACGGCTTCGACGTCGTCGGCTCCAGCCCCGAGGCGCTGGTCAAGGTCGAGGACGGGCGCGCCATGGTGCACCCCATCGCCGGGACCCGGCACCGCGGAGCGACCCCCCGCGAGGACCAGGAACTCGCCGACGAGCTGCTCGCCGACCCGAAGGAGCGCGCCGAGCACCTGATGCTGGTCGACCTCGGACGCAACGACCTCGGGCGGGTCTGTGAGCCGGGCTCCGTCGAGGTCGTCGACTTCATGTCGGTCGAGAAGTACTCCCACGTCATGCACATCGTGTCCACCGTGACGGGCCGGGTCGCCGAGGGGCGCACCGCCTTCGACGTCCTCACCTCGTGCTTCCCCGCCGGCACGCTCTCCGGCGCTCCCAAGCCGCGCGCGCTGCAGATCATCGACGAGCTGGAGCCCACCCGGCGCGGGCTCTACGGGGGCTGCGTCGGCTACCTCGACTTCGCGGGCGACTCCGACACCGCCATCGCCATCCGCACGGCGCTGCTGCGCGACGGCACCGCCTATGTCCAGGCCGGGGCGGGCGTGGTCGCCGATTCCGATCCGGTCTCCGAGGACAACGAGTGCCGCAACAAGGCGGCCGCCGTACTCCGCGCCGTCGGTTCGGCCAACCGCCTCACCCGGCCTTCGGGGCATAGGGGATAG
- a CDS encoding TIGR02234 family membrane protein, whose amino-acid sequence MEGVSAVPQPRSEAGPAAASPGSRRSLATALLLGAVGAAVVLLASGQTWARGNAPVGGGALPLTADGGDVTGVPTALAIVGLAALVAVFAVRSAGRLFVSALLALCGAGAAVAAVAGASDSSALDEKAATTAGNTATTIEALSHTAWPYVAAFGSLLILFAGLLALRYGKQWPTMSSRYERDGTPRPRRPRTAPDPERPEEIWKALDRGEDPTRGA is encoded by the coding sequence GTGGAGGGCGTGAGTGCCGTACCCCAGCCCCGATCCGAAGCAGGACCGGCCGCAGCCTCCCCGGGCAGCCGCCGCAGTCTTGCCACCGCTCTGCTACTCGGCGCAGTCGGCGCTGCCGTCGTCCTCCTCGCCTCCGGGCAGACCTGGGCCCGGGGCAACGCCCCGGTCGGCGGCGGCGCCCTGCCGCTGACGGCCGACGGAGGCGATGTCACCGGGGTGCCCACGGCCCTCGCGATCGTCGGTCTCGCCGCTCTCGTCGCCGTCTTCGCGGTGCGCAGCGCGGGCCGCCTCTTCGTCTCCGCGCTGCTCGCGCTCTGCGGGGCGGGCGCGGCCGTGGCAGCCGTCGCCGGAGCGAGCGACAGCTCGGCCCTGGACGAGAAGGCGGCCACCACCGCCGGGAACACCGCCACCACCATCGAGGCGCTCTCGCACACGGCCTGGCCCTACGTGGCCGCGTTCGGCAGCCTGCTGATCCTCTTCGCCGGCCTGCTCGCCCTCCGCTACGGCAAGCAGTGGCCCACCATGTCCAGCCGGTACGAGCGCGACGGCACCCCGCGGCCGCGCAGGCCGCGCACGGCTCCGGACCCGGAGCGCCCCGAGGAGATCTGGAAGGCGCTCGACCGCGGCGAGGACCCCACGCGGGGAGCGTGA
- a CDS encoding HGxxPAAW family protein, whose protein sequence is MAGTSHGHTPAAWTGVIIAFIGFCVSGAFMVMASPVGVVVGLVVVVLGGVVGLGMKAAGLGMPKESEAFIQARARAAQAQAH, encoded by the coding sequence ATGGCGGGCACCAGCCACGGACACACCCCGGCCGCCTGGACCGGCGTCATCATCGCCTTCATCGGCTTCTGCGTCTCGGGCGCCTTCATGGTGATGGCCAGCCCGGTCGGGGTCGTCGTCGGACTCGTCGTCGTGGTTCTCGGCGGCGTCGTCGGGCTCGGCATGAAGGCCGCGGGTCTCGGCATGCCGAAGGAGTCCGAGGCCTTCATCCAGGCCAGGGCCCGGGCCGCCCAGGCGCAGGCGCACTGA
- a CDS encoding DUF2752 domain-containing protein: protein MDPNAAPAALRAPAPAQQPAWPPAPGHPGPAAPEPLVRRLLVPAGTLAAVAAAFTYVGAVDPNHPGHYPVCPLYAVTGIYCPGCGGLRSAHAVAHGDFVAALGDNALAVVGYGVFAVVMVVWLIRAVRGRSARFTIRPALWWGIGAVALVFSVLRNLPMGSFLAP from the coding sequence GTGGACCCCAACGCGGCCCCTGCCGCTCTCCGTGCCCCGGCCCCTGCCCAGCAGCCGGCCTGGCCCCCGGCTCCCGGACACCCCGGACCCGCGGCCCCGGAGCCGCTCGTACGCAGGCTGCTCGTACCGGCCGGCACGCTGGCCGCGGTCGCCGCCGCCTTCACCTATGTCGGGGCGGTCGACCCCAATCACCCCGGTCACTACCCGGTCTGCCCGCTGTACGCGGTCACCGGCATCTACTGCCCGGGCTGCGGCGGTCTGCGCAGTGCCCACGCCGTCGCCCACGGCGACTTCGTGGCGGCCCTCGGTGACAACGCGCTCGCTGTCGTCGGGTACGGCGTCTTCGCCGTGGTCATGGTGGTGTGGCTGATTCGCGCCGTACGGGGTCGGTCCGCGCGATTCACGATCCGGCCGGCCCTCTGGTGGGGGATCGGCGCCGTCGCCCTGGTCTTCAGCGTGCTGCGCAACCTCCCCATGGGGTCCTTCCTGGCGCCGTGA
- the trpC gene encoding indole-3-glycerol phosphate synthase TrpC, with amino-acid sequence MSVLDEIIEGVRADLAERQASVSLDELKDRAAKAPQAKDGVAALRGDSVKVICEVKRSSPSKGALAAIADPAALAADYEAGGASVISVLTEQRRFGGSLADLEAVRAKVDIPVLRKDFIVTAYQLWEARAYGADLVLLIVAALEQEALVSLIERAESIGLTPLVEVHDEDEAERAVAAGARIIGVNARNLKDLKVDRGTFERVAPEIPSHVVKVAESGVRGPHDLIAYANEGADAVLVGESLVTGRDPKGAVADLVAAGAHPALRHGRD; translated from the coding sequence GTGAGTGTGCTCGACGAGATCATCGAAGGCGTACGCGCCGACCTCGCGGAGCGGCAGGCGAGCGTCAGCCTCGACGAGCTCAAGGACCGCGCCGCGAAGGCTCCCCAGGCCAAGGACGGCGTCGCCGCGCTGCGCGGTGACAGCGTGAAGGTCATCTGCGAGGTCAAGCGCTCCAGCCCCTCGAAGGGCGCGCTGGCCGCCATCGCCGACCCCGCCGCGCTCGCCGCCGACTACGAGGCGGGCGGCGCGTCCGTCATCTCCGTGCTGACCGAGCAGCGCCGCTTCGGCGGATCGCTGGCCGACCTGGAGGCCGTCCGCGCCAAGGTCGACATCCCGGTCCTGCGCAAGGACTTCATCGTCACCGCGTACCAGCTCTGGGAGGCGCGCGCGTACGGCGCCGACCTGGTGCTCCTGATCGTCGCGGCCCTGGAGCAGGAGGCGCTCGTCTCGCTGATCGAGCGCGCCGAGTCCATCGGGCTGACCCCGCTGGTCGAGGTCCACGACGAGGACGAGGCCGAGCGCGCGGTCGCCGCCGGAGCCCGGATCATCGGGGTCAACGCACGGAACCTCAAGGACCTCAAGGTCGACCGCGGCACGTTCGAGCGCGTCGCCCCCGAGATCCCCTCGCACGTGGTCAAGGTCGCCGAGTCCGGTGTCCGCGGCCCGCACGACCTGATCGCCTACGCCAACGAGGGCGCCGACGCCGTGCTGGTCGGCGAGTCCCTGGTCACCGGCCGCGACCCGAAGGGGGCCGTCGCCGACCTGGTCGCCGCCGGCGCCCACCCGGCGCTGCGCCACGGACGGGACTGA
- the trpM gene encoding tryptophan biosynthesis modulator TrpM, with product MAIARLSRGCKPRGCRAPARRVHGRRVRYHIGSEPGQINGMRWRR from the coding sequence ATGGCCATCGCCCGTCTCTCGCGTGGGTGCAAGCCCCGCGGCTGCCGTGCGCCCGCACGGCGGGTGCACGGGCGACGGGTGCGCTACCACATCGGCTCCGAGCCCGGCCAGATCAACGGCATGCGATGGCGCCGCTGA
- the trpB gene encoding tryptophan synthase subunit beta: MSSEFFIPDPDGRIPSAEGYFGEFGGKFIPEALVAAVDEVAVEYDKAKADPAFAAELNDLMVNYTGRPSALTEVPRFAEHAGGVRMFLKREDLNHTGSHKINNVLGQALLTKRMGKTRVIAETGAGQHGVATATACALFGLECTIYMGEIDTERQALNVARMRMLGAEVVAVKSGSRTLKDAINEAFRDWVANVDRTHYLFGTVAGPHPFPAMVRDFHRVIGVEARRQILERAGRLPDAVAACVGGGSNAIGLFHAFIPDTSVRLVGFEPAGHGIATGEHAATLSAGEPGILHGSRSYVLQDEEGQITEPYSISAGLDYPGIGPEHAYLKDVGRGEYRAVTDDEAMQALRLLSRTEGIIPAIESAHALAGALDLGKELGKDGLIVVNLSGRGDKDMDTAARYFGLYDVDAEVAAK, encoded by the coding sequence ATGTCTTCAGAGTTCTTCATCCCGGATCCGGACGGCCGGATCCCCAGCGCCGAGGGCTACTTCGGCGAGTTCGGCGGCAAGTTCATCCCCGAGGCGCTCGTCGCCGCGGTGGACGAGGTCGCCGTCGAGTACGACAAGGCCAAGGCCGACCCGGCCTTCGCGGCCGAGCTCAACGACCTCATGGTCAACTACACCGGCCGGCCGAGCGCCCTCACCGAGGTGCCGCGGTTCGCCGAACACGCCGGTGGCGTGCGGATGTTCCTCAAGCGCGAGGACCTCAACCACACCGGCTCCCACAAGATCAACAACGTCCTCGGCCAGGCCCTGCTGACCAAGCGCATGGGCAAGACCCGGGTCATCGCCGAGACCGGGGCCGGTCAGCACGGCGTCGCCACGGCGACCGCCTGTGCCCTGTTCGGTCTCGAATGCACCATCTACATGGGCGAGATCGACACCGAGCGCCAGGCGCTCAACGTCGCCAGGATGCGGATGCTCGGCGCGGAGGTCGTCGCCGTGAAGTCCGGCAGCCGCACCCTCAAGGACGCCATCAACGAGGCGTTCCGCGACTGGGTCGCCAATGTGGACCGCACGCACTACCTCTTCGGTACGGTCGCCGGACCGCACCCCTTCCCCGCGATGGTGCGTGACTTCCACCGGGTGATCGGCGTCGAGGCGCGGCGGCAGATCCTGGAGCGCGCGGGCCGGCTCCCCGACGCCGTCGCCGCGTGCGTGGGCGGCGGCTCCAACGCCATCGGGCTCTTCCACGCGTTCATCCCGGACACCTCGGTGCGGCTGGTCGGCTTCGAGCCCGCAGGACACGGCATCGCGACCGGCGAGCACGCGGCCACGCTCTCCGCCGGCGAGCCGGGGATCCTGCACGGCTCCCGTTCGTACGTACTCCAGGACGAGGAGGGCCAGATCACCGAGCCGTACTCGATCTCGGCCGGGCTCGACTACCCGGGCATCGGCCCGGAGCACGCCTATCTGAAGGACGTCGGACGGGGCGAGTACCGCGCGGTGACCGACGACGAGGCGATGCAGGCGCTGCGGCTGCTGTCGCGCACCGAGGGCATCATCCCGGCCATCGAGTCGGCGCACGCGCTGGCCGGTGCGCTGGACCTCGGCAAGGAGCTGGGCAAGGACGGGCTGATCGTGGTCAACCTGTCCGGCCGCGGTGACAAGGACATGGACACGGCTGCCCGTTACTTCGGGCTGTACGACGTGGATGCGGAGGTGGCGGCCAAGTGA
- the trpA gene encoding tryptophan synthase subunit alpha: MSGNSGHGGNTELLSSVLAGAKAEDRAALIAYLPAGFPTVDGGIAAVKAVIEGGADIVEVGLPHSDPVLDGPVIQTADDIALKGGVKIADVLRTVREGYEATGAPILVMTYWNPVDRYGVERFTAELAEAGGAGCILPDLPVQESALWREHAEKHGLATVFVVAPSSRDERLATITAAGSGFVYAASLMGVTGTRNSVGEQAQELVRRTRATTELPVCVGLGVSNAEQAAEVAGFADGVIVGSAFVKRMLDAENGAAGLEAVRELAGDLAKGVRRS, from the coding sequence GTGAGCGGAAACAGCGGGCACGGCGGCAACACAGAGCTCCTGAGTTCGGTCCTGGCCGGGGCGAAGGCCGAGGACCGGGCGGCGCTCATCGCGTACCTCCCGGCCGGTTTCCCCACGGTCGACGGCGGTATCGCGGCGGTGAAGGCCGTCATCGAGGGCGGCGCCGACATCGTCGAGGTGGGGCTGCCGCACAGCGACCCGGTCCTCGACGGACCGGTCATCCAGACCGCCGACGACATCGCGCTCAAGGGCGGGGTGAAGATCGCCGACGTCCTGCGCACGGTGCGCGAGGGGTACGAGGCCACCGGCGCGCCCATCCTCGTCATGACGTACTGGAACCCCGTCGACCGGTACGGCGTCGAGAGGTTCACCGCCGAACTGGCCGAGGCGGGCGGCGCCGGGTGCATCCTGCCCGACCTGCCGGTCCAGGAGTCCGCGCTGTGGCGCGAGCACGCGGAGAAGCACGGTCTCGCGACCGTCTTCGTCGTCGCGCCGAGCAGCAGGGACGAACGGCTGGCGACGATCACCGCGGCCGGGTCCGGCTTCGTCTACGCGGCCTCGCTGATGGGGGTCACCGGCACCAGGAACTCCGTGGGCGAGCAGGCGCAGGAGCTCGTACGGCGCACCCGCGCCACCACCGAGCTGCCGGTGTGCGTGGGGCTCGGGGTCTCCAACGCCGAACAGGCCGCCGAGGTCGCGGGATTCGCCGACGGGGTGATCGTCGGTTCCGCGTTCGTCAAGCGGATGCTCGACGCGGAGAACGGCGCAGCCGGTCTGGAGGCCGTCCGCGAACTGGCGGGCGACCTGGCCAAGGGCGTACGCCGAAGCTGA
- a CDS encoding thioredoxin domain-containing protein — MSEKNRDAKRAARERLVEEREKQKARDRRKRGMIVGGSVVGVLALAAVIGVVAANTGKDSGGSSANSPLTVPSGATGKDSLAVPVGASDAPSTLTVWEDFRCPACGQFENGFRSTVHELEKSGRLKVEYHIATLIDSNMGGTGSLRAANAAACAQDERKFPAYHDVLYENQPEETQDPYAQNSKLIELAGKVKGLRTAAFTSCVNSGKHDSWVKRSNAAFQKGGFSGTPTVELNGQSVFPKKGNEQISPANLKKWVTEANQGKKAGTVSPAPAA; from the coding sequence GTGAGCGAGAAGAACCGAGACGCGAAGAGGGCCGCCCGAGAGCGGCTCGTCGAAGAGCGCGAGAAGCAGAAGGCCCGTGACCGGCGCAAGCGCGGAATGATCGTCGGCGGCTCCGTGGTGGGGGTGCTGGCGCTGGCCGCGGTGATCGGAGTGGTCGCGGCCAACACCGGCAAGGACAGCGGCGGTTCCAGCGCGAACAGCCCCCTCACCGTGCCGAGTGGTGCGACGGGGAAGGACAGCCTGGCGGTGCCGGTGGGCGCGAGCGACGCACCGTCCACGCTCACCGTCTGGGAGGACTTCCGCTGCCCGGCCTGCGGCCAGTTCGAGAACGGCTTCCGCAGCACCGTCCACGAGCTGGAGAAGTCCGGCCGGCTGAAGGTCGAGTACCACATCGCCACGCTCATCGACAGCAACATGGGCGGCACGGGCTCGCTGCGCGCGGCCAACGCGGCCGCCTGCGCGCAGGACGAGAGGAAGTTCCCCGCCTACCACGACGTGCTCTACGAGAACCAGCCCGAGGAGACCCAGGACCCCTATGCGCAGAACAGCAAGCTGATCGAGCTGGCGGGGAAGGTCAAGGGGCTGAGGACGGCCGCCTTCACTTCCTGTGTGAACAGCGGGAAGCACGACAGCTGGGTGAAGCGCTCGAACGCGGCCTTCCAGAAGGGCGGCTTCAGCGGTACCCCGACCGTCGAACTCAACGGCCAGTCGGTCTTCCCCAAGAAGGGGAACGAGCAGATCTCGCCCGCCAATCTGAAGAAGTGGGTGACCGAGGCCAACCAGGGCAAGAAGGCGGGCACGGTCTCACCGGCGCCCGCGGCCTGA
- the lgt gene encoding prolipoprotein diacylglyceryl transferase, whose protein sequence is MNLAFIPSPSTGVIHLGPIPLRGYAFCIIIGVFVAVWYGNKRWVARGGSAGTVADIAVWAVPFGLVGGRLYHVITDYELYFSSGRDWVDAFKIWEGGLGIWGAVALGAVGAWIGCRRRGIPLPAWADTLAPGLAFAQAIGRWGNWFNQELYGKPTDLPWALKISEGTDRVAGTYHPTFLYESLWCVGVGLLVIWADRRFTLGHGRAFALYVASYCVGRAWIEHMRVDYAHHILGLRLNDWTALIMFLLAVTYLVVSSKLRPGREETVEPATVGAAAVDAAEDAQGGETRDADGEDTDGHAGPDAHDEAAGTAEPDGVKAEAQAEKG, encoded by the coding sequence ATGAACCTTGCCTTCATCCCCAGTCCGTCGACCGGCGTGATCCATCTCGGACCGATCCCGCTGCGCGGCTACGCGTTCTGCATCATCATCGGTGTCTTCGTCGCCGTCTGGTACGGCAACAAGCGCTGGGTCGCCCGGGGCGGCAGCGCGGGCACCGTGGCCGACATCGCGGTCTGGGCCGTGCCCTTCGGCCTGGTCGGCGGGCGGCTCTACCACGTCATCACCGACTACGAGCTGTACTTCAGCAGTGGCCGGGACTGGGTCGACGCCTTCAAGATCTGGGAAGGCGGCCTGGGTATCTGGGGCGCGGTCGCGCTCGGCGCGGTCGGCGCCTGGATCGGCTGCCGCCGCCGCGGGATCCCGCTCCCCGCATGGGCCGACACACTGGCTCCGGGCCTCGCCTTCGCCCAGGCCATCGGCCGCTGGGGCAACTGGTTCAACCAGGAGCTGTACGGCAAGCCGACCGATCTGCCCTGGGCGCTGAAGATCAGCGAAGGCACCGACAGGGTCGCCGGGACGTACCACCCGACCTTCCTCTACGAGTCGCTCTGGTGCGTCGGCGTCGGCCTCCTCGTCATCTGGGCGGACCGCCGCTTCACGCTCGGCCACGGGCGGGCGTTCGCGCTGTATGTCGCTTCGTACTGCGTGGGCCGCGCCTGGATCGAGCACATGCGGGTCGACTACGCGCACCACATCCTGGGGCTGCGGCTCAACGACTGGACCGCGCTGATCATGTTCCTGCTCGCCGTGACGTACTTGGTCGTCTCGTCGAAGCTGCGGCCGGGCCGTGAGGAGACCGTCGAGCCCGCCACCGTCGGGGCCGCCGCCGTCGATGCGGCCGAGGACGCCCAGGGCGGAGAAACCCGGGACGCCGACGGCGAGGACACCGACGGTCACGCGGGTCCCGACGCACACGACGAGGCAGCCGGGACGGCGGAGCCGGACGGAGTCAAGGCGGAAGCGCAGGCCGAGAAGGGCTGA